Below is a genomic region from Rhodohalobacter sp. 614A.
ATATTGGAGGACTTGTTGGCTTTAATGCCGGCAAGATTGATAATTCCTATACCACCGGAAATGTATCCAGCCTTCAGGCATTTGTAGGTGGCTTGGTGGGGGGGAATATTGGGCAAATCAGTAATTCATATTCAACTGGTTCCGTTTCAGCACCTGGAAGCGCCGGTGGTCTGGTTGGACATAATAATGGAGGCCAAATTTCTACTTCCCACATCACGGGCCAAACAAGTGCAAATTCACGAGTTGGTGGATTAGTTGCTTTAAATACCGGGGGGCAAATTTATTCTTGTTATTCTATGGGTCAAATTCTGGGGTATGGCGAAACTACTGGAGGTTTGGTTGGAGAGAACAGTGGAGAAATCAAAAACTCCTATTCGCTCATCGAATTTAATGAGTCGACTGAATCTGACAATGTGGGCGGCATAGTGGGTATCAACAAAACAGATGGAACGATCATTACCTCCTATTCAGCCGGTAAACTCGCAAGCGAGCCTGGCTCAACAATTGGTGGTGTTGCCGGTTTGAATGAAGGCGTGATTGAATCGAGTTATTGGGATATGACTGCAACGGGTGTAAACATTGGAACAGGTGCAGGGAGTACAGGTGGAATGATGGGGCTCCCGACAGACCAATTAATTGGCCCGACTGCCCGGGAAAACATGCCCGAGTTTAATTGGGTGGATGTCTGGACAATCACTTCGGATGGATATCCTGTTCTGAGATGGCAGGAGGAGTGATTTCAGATTGGAGGTATTCGATATGCGAACTCAGTACGTTCAGAGATTGCGCCAAAGGCATCCCTTTTGGGGCTTCGTTTTACTTGCAATGACTTTATAATTTCATCCACTGCTCATCCAAACGGGACGAATCCATAATAGCTTGTACAATTCGGAGATCTGTCATGCCTTCCTCTCCGGGTGCAATGGGGGTACGATTTTCTTTGATGGCGAGTGCATCGTCATCCATCTGGCGGGCTTGCTGATGATTTGGGTCAGCCGATAGAATAGTTCCATCACTCGTTGATCCTCTTACTCCGTTGTAGGATAAAAACGGCCGCAACCGATACCATCCATCGGAACAATCGACATCAAGATAGTTCATCCCATTTCCAAAACTGGACTTGCCTTCCATGATCAGGCCATTGGGAAATTCAAGCTCAAAATCCGTGTATTCATCACAATCGCTATAAATGTCTTCTCGAACAGACCACTGCTTTGCCCTCACCGCAACAGGTTCCATTCCTGTGGAATATCTCGCTGCGTTGATCGGATAAACACCCATATCAAATAAAGAACCTCCGCCCATTTTTTTAACGGCCCGCCAATTATCCGGCTCATGATTTGCCCTAAATCCCCCACCTGACCGAATGGCCGTTACTCTGCCATACGTTTCCTCTGCTCCATATTTGATGATGGTCTGTGTGTTCGGTTCGTGCTGCATCCTGTAACCGATAGCAAGTTGTACTCCATTTTTGTTTGCAGCATCAATCATAGCCTGGCACTCCGCTACGTCCATAGCCATTGGCTTCTCGCACCACACGTGTTTGCCCGCATTGGCCCCGATAATGGAATATTCAGCGTGCATGTTGTTTGGCAGTACGATGTACACAATGTCAATGTCATCGTTATTGGCAATTTCGTGCATCGTCTCGTAATTGTATACGTTGCCATCGGGGATGCCATATTTTTCCTGCCAAACGGGAATTTTTTCAGGAGAGCCTGTTACAATTCCCCGAAGTTCACAATGTTCGGTTTGTTGTAAGCCGGGAGCCAACAGGTTTGTGCTGTAATACCCCAAACCTACAAGAACTACCCCAAGTTTTTCTTTGCTTTGTGGGAGAATGATGGATGGAAAACCAATTGCAGAAACTGCAAGAGCAGAGCCTGTTCGCAGAATAAATTCTCTTCGTGAAATGTCGGACATAAGTACCTTGATTAAAAGTTCGCTTTTCTCAATATGCAAAATCCCAATCAGAAATTTAAGAGATGTTGACAGTGGTTAAAGGTCTCTGATTTTTGGGATGCAGATTCTGGTCAAAAGGATACTGAAATTACATGAAGCATACCGAAAAAACCTAAATATAAGAGGTTTTATTTAAAATATTCTTTGAACATTTAGGCAAAAACACATCCTTTCTTCAGTTGTATCGGAAAGATTTGTACGAAATTATTAAAGATCTATACAAAATTATTCGTTTTTCCTTGTGCTTTGGTTTTTCATACAACTGTAAATATACTCTGCTTTAGGATTAAATAAAGTCAGTCAAACTCACTTTTTTCCTTAAAATATATGTCAAAATTATTTTTTTAATAAAAAAAGTAATATTTGAAATGTTCTCACTTCAACTTTCCAAAATTAATTCAAAACAATCGGGTTGAATCCCGGTGCCATTCTAATATGACAGGTGATACTATGAAGCTTTATACAATTCCAGCTTTAAGCTTTTTGATCTCATTATGTTTTTCGGGAATATCTTTTGCTCAAACCGGAAACGTAACGGGTACAGTTACGGATACTTCGGGGGAACCACTTCCAGGAGTAAATATCGTTATACAACTTCAGGCAAGATCGATAGGTGCTTCGACAGATCTGGATGGAGTTTACACGATAGAAGATGTGCCTGCGCGCACATTAGATATTACTGCAAGGTTTGTAGGATTTAGTTCCCAAACCAAAGAAATTGAGGTATTAGCAGGAGAAACAATAACAGTAGATTTTGAACTCGGCTCATCTACACTAAACCTGAATGAGGTGGTTGTTACCGGTACAGCCGGCCCTGTTCAGCGGCAAGCTATCGGGCATTCCGTCTCATCTGTAAGTTTCGATGATGTTGAAAGTACCACGCAAACAACCTTACAGGGGGCTTTATCAGGAAAAGTTCCAAGCGTAAGTATTGCCGGCGGCGGTACCATTGATCAGGAGCCAAGAATTCGAATCCGGGGAACCTCCAGTATTTCTATGTCAAACCAACCATTGGTTTATGTCGATGGTATTCGGGTGAATAGTTCAGGCGGATTTGCTGCCGGAGTTGGCAGTGGAGGAATAGGAAGTCCATCAGCCTTGGCAGGGATCAATTTTGACGCTATTGAACGTATTGAAATTCTCAAAGGACCTGCCGCAGCAACCTTATATGGTTCACAGGCCAGTTCCGGGGTGATTCAGATTTTCACCAAGCAAGGTCTGCGCGATACACCTCCTCAATTTGATATCAAACTTTCGAACAATTTTATACAAATGCCTGATCGCTGGAATCACATGACAGGCATAGTGGAAAACCAGGAAGAGCAAGATCGGGTGTTCGAATATACCGGGGTGAGACATGAACTTTACGAACCGTTTAAAGGCCAATATCAAATGGCTGACCTCTATGATCTTGGAATGGGACAGGAAATATCAGCCACGGTTCGGGGAGGCGGGGAAACCGTTACCTATTCGTCCAGCGTTCGATATAGCTACACGGACGGACCCTTCAATCCACAACCAAGCGATTTTAACGGAGGGGCTGTTGGGGATGGAAATGACCTCAGCAAGCGTCTCTACTTCAATGGGGATCTGGAATTTATCCCTTCTGATGATTTTCGTATTCGGTTAAATACAGCCTATACCAATTCCAATTACAGCACTTATAATACGGGTATAGAAATTTATTCAGTTACAAATAGTTATGGCAAGCCGGAGAGAATAGGAACCCTTTCTCCTTATGATACATTTGGACATCCTTTTGCAGCCACTCCCCGTGAAGCCAGTTACTATGAAATTGGCGATGTAACGAACAGTGGATCTGTATCCCTCCAGGCCCATTACATTGCTTCCGATGAAATTACCCTGGATGCAACAATCGGTGTAGATTACAGAGATCAGCGAAGCCGCAGTTATTCCCCATTCGGCTATGCGGTGGATGGATTGGCTCCTTCAGCCAGTGGAGATTTAGGTTTGGGATCCAGTCAGAATCTCACATGGTCATTCGAAACCAAGGCAAGCTGGATCGCAGATTTTACGGAGGCTCTTCGTTCAAGTTTTGTAATGGGAGTTCAGGGATATGCCAGGGAAGTGAACTCTCAATGGGCTTCAGGAACGGCCTTTTCTGGTCCCGGCCTGGAAGTAATGGGAGCCACAGCCAGCCAAACTGCAAATTCTTCATTTCAGGAAGTCGTCGATCTCGGTGTATTTGCCCAGGAACAGATTGACTATGAGGACTGGGTTTATCTTACAGTAGGATTGAGACTGGATGCCAGTAGTGCTTTCGGATCGGATTTTGACTATGCAACCTATCCCAAAGTATCCCTTTCATTGCTGCCATTCGATGCACTGGATATTAGCATTCCAAAAGTCTCAACCTTCAGGTTAAGAGGTGCGTGGGGGCAATCGGGCCAACAGCCAAGTGCATTCGATCAGTTTACAACGTTTTCTCCGGTCAATTCTCCGGAAGGCTCGGGTGTAATCACTGGAAATTTGGGAGACCCTTCTTTAAAACCTGAAGTAGCAACGGAATGGGAGCTTGGTTTTGAGATGGGATTATTTAATGATCGTGTTGGCATTCAAACCA
It encodes:
- a CDS encoding GLUG motif-containing protein, which gives rise to MKRKFTLTLHFLLFFLFLSCISNSDSQFEGGLGTEENPYQVASAEQLQRIGDEENLDKHFIQVKDIDATETSDFNDGKGFLPIGNIGNPFRGNYNGNDFTISDLVLDYNEPHMGLFGYVKNSLIENVSLVNSTSSKIRNTLQKVLHDTIQINDTYLVNLALEDIRSAGWLVGFNDGGTVRSSSTSGRFAIEGTHIGGLVGFNAGKIDNSYTTGNVSSLQAFVGGLVGGNIGQISNSYSTGSVSAPGSAGGLVGHNNGGQISTSHITGQTSANSRVGGLVALNTGGQIYSCYSMGQILGYGETTGGLVGENSGEIKNSYSLIEFNESTESDNVGGIVGINKTDGTIITSYSAGKLASEPGSTIGGVAGLNEGVIESSYWDMTATGVNIGTGAGSTGGMMGLPTDQLIGPTARENMPEFNWVDVWTITSDGYPVLRWQEE
- a CDS encoding Gfo/Idh/MocA family protein; this encodes MSDISRREFILRTGSALAVSAIGFPSIILPQSKEKLGVVLVGLGYYSTNLLAPGLQQTEHCELRGIVTGSPEKIPVWQEKYGIPDGNVYNYETMHEIANNDDIDIVYIVLPNNMHAEYSIIGANAGKHVWCEKPMAMDVAECQAMIDAANKNGVQLAIGYRMQHEPNTQTIIKYGAEETYGRVTAIRSGGGFRANHEPDNWRAVKKMGGGSLFDMGVYPINAARYSTGMEPVAVRAKQWSVREDIYSDCDEYTDFELEFPNGLIMEGKSSFGNGMNYLDVDCSDGWYRLRPFLSYNGVRGSTSDGTILSADPNHQQARQMDDDALAIKENRTPIAPGEEGMTDLRIVQAIMDSSRLDEQWMKL
- a CDS encoding SusC/RagA family TonB-linked outer membrane protein, coding for MKLYTIPALSFLISLCFSGISFAQTGNVTGTVTDTSGEPLPGVNIVIQLQARSIGASTDLDGVYTIEDVPARTLDITARFVGFSSQTKEIEVLAGETITVDFELGSSTLNLNEVVVTGTAGPVQRQAIGHSVSSVSFDDVESTTQTTLQGALSGKVPSVSIAGGGTIDQEPRIRIRGTSSISMSNQPLVYVDGIRVNSSGGFAAGVGSGGIGSPSALAGINFDAIERIEILKGPAAATLYGSQASSGVIQIFTKQGLRDTPPQFDIKLSNNFIQMPDRWNHMTGIVENQEEQDRVFEYTGVRHELYEPFKGQYQMADLYDLGMGQEISATVRGGGETVTYSSSVRYSYTDGPFNPQPSDFNGGAVGDGNDLSKRLYFNGDLEFIPSDDFRIRLNTAYTNSNYSTYNTGIEIYSVTNSYGKPERIGTLSPYDTFGHPFAATPREASYYEIGDVTNSGSVSLQAHYIASDEITLDATIGVDYRDQRSRSYSPFGYAVDGLAPSASGDLGLGSSQNLTWSFETKASWIADFTEALRSSFVMGVQGYAREVNSQWASGTAFSGPGLEVMGATASQTANSSFQEVVDLGVFAQEQIDYEDWVYLTVGLRLDASSAFGSDFDYATYPKVSLSLLPFDALDISIPKVSTFRLRGAWGQSGQQPSAFDQFTTFSPVNSPEGSGVITGNLGDPSLKPEVATEWELGFEMGLFNDRVGIQTTYWDRKVKDALIARTFAPSGGFVQPQLTNAAELEGKGLEIEFDTDLYQGQNFSLNVFASAAYLWEQVKSLGGAPPIKVDATYVRDRMYVQEGYAPGVYFGAMSAPGVTSPIDINRDGIPDSQGELETYFSQPRDPSEFAPSYIMVAGPDGEPTVGGTGYLGHYLGKPTPDWEGSFGFSANFLKNFNLSTRFQYATGNYYHHNLTIAFRRSNAGIGRNYMPASTLEGILKNPASSTAERVDAARTWAREMVGLSPFDGLNEVSEADYIRWSNLSISYNLPATLISRTGLRSASITASGNNLALWTKYNGVDPTATGEGSDGGDGGLYENFGQGMDTYAIPLLRTYSLSLNVGF